A genomic window from Deinococcus betulae includes:
- a CDS encoding polysaccharide deacetylase family protein — MNRGLGWGLTALLAYIGLPYLLVQRLNLGLLREGPPQGNTLALTFDDGPDPQTTPAVLDALKAAGMHATFFVLAPLAEAHPDLIRRALAEGHEVQAHAVQHVHAWVRSPWSAFLEPGQAARRIAAMTGQPVTLHRPPHGAYTLATILGQRLANLRGAHWSVEGGDWHTGATPETTLAALLPRLSPGAVVVLHDAGPGAKVTVPMLPALLEAMQAQGLRSVTLREWQDSSSSPRNSAEL, encoded by the coding sequence ATGAACAGAGGGCTGGGCTGGGGCCTGACAGCACTGCTTGCCTATATCGGTCTTCCCTATCTGCTGGTGCAGCGCCTGAATCTAGGGCTGCTGCGCGAGGGGCCGCCGCAGGGCAACACCCTGGCCTTGACCTTTGATGACGGCCCCGACCCACAGACTACGCCCGCCGTTCTGGACGCCCTCAAGGCCGCCGGCATGCACGCCACCTTCTTCGTGCTGGCCCCCCTGGCCGAGGCCCATCCCGACCTGATTCGGCGTGCCCTGGCCGAAGGGCATGAGGTGCAGGCCCACGCGGTGCAGCACGTTCACGCCTGGGTGCGGTCACCCTGGTCGGCTTTCCTTGAGCCCGGACAGGCGGCGCGGCGGATTGCGGCGATGACAGGGCAGCCCGTGACCCTCCACCGCCCACCCCACGGGGCCTACACCCTGGCGACGATTCTGGGGCAACGGCTGGCGAACTTGCGTGGGGCCCATTGGAGTGTGGAAGGCGGCGACTGGCACACTGGAGCCACGCCGGAAACGACGCTGGCGGCCCTCCTGCCTCGACTTTCCCCTGGGGCGGTGGTGGTCCTGCATGACGCCGGGCCGGGTGCGAAGGTAACGGTGCCAATGCTGCCCGCCTTGCTGGAAGCGATGCAGGCGCAAGGGCTGAGGTCGGTCACACTTCGGGAATGGCAAGACAGCAGCTCTTCTCCAAGAAACTCAGCCGAACTGTAA
- a CDS encoding MGDG synthase family glycosyltransferase, translated as MTAAHDPLRALIVSASFGSGHHQANGALDAALRGRGVTLDARHADLLKYMSPPERIITAGTYDLWVRHMPDVYRRFYEWTDNDHAPTAQAFGWLGYRAMRRDVQELRPEAVVSSYPTPVALADNVRRRTGAEFLNGLVVTDYRVHQHWARAEADLLMVPSEEAREQMIRARIAPERVEVTGIPIARIYRDLIGADRAALRQKHGLDPDLPLILLSAGGTGSYRAQGRVLAELANLGVRVQVLVLAGADGHGVAQLGGATLHRLGFTTSFPELLAAADLVVGKAGGLTVAEATTLGVPMIVHAPIPGQEEYNALYLERGGAALWARALSELRPAILRALDGDEHARLSAGARALSVPDAADRVADVLLRRLGRA; from the coding sequence GTGACGGCGGCTCATGACCCCCTGCGCGCCCTGATCGTCTCGGCGTCGTTCGGCAGCGGCCACCACCAGGCCAACGGCGCACTGGACGCAGCGCTGCGGGGCCGGGGCGTGACCCTGGACGCCCGGCACGCCGACCTCCTGAAATACATGAGCCCGCCCGAGCGAATTATTACGGCCGGCACCTACGACCTCTGGGTGCGGCACATGCCGGACGTCTACCGCCGCTTTTACGAGTGGACCGACAACGACCATGCCCCCACCGCACAGGCGTTTGGCTGGCTGGGCTACCGCGCCATGCGCCGCGACGTGCAGGAGCTGCGGCCCGAGGCTGTCGTGAGTTCCTACCCCACACCGGTCGCCCTGGCCGACAATGTGCGGCGGCGCACTGGGGCCGAGTTCCTCAATGGTCTGGTCGTGACCGACTACCGCGTTCATCAGCACTGGGCGCGCGCCGAGGCCGACCTGCTGATGGTGCCCAGCGAGGAGGCGCGCGAGCAGATGATTCGCGCCCGCATTGCCCCAGAACGGGTGGAAGTGACCGGCATTCCTATCGCCCGCATCTACCGCGACCTGATCGGCGCTGACCGCGCTGCGCTGCGGCAAAAGCACGGGCTGGACCCGGACTTGCCTCTTATTCTGCTGTCGGCCGGCGGAACGGGCAGTTACCGCGCGCAAGGGCGGGTGCTGGCTGAACTGGCCAATCTGGGCGTGCGGGTTCAGGTACTGGTGCTGGCCGGCGCCGACGGGCACGGCGTGGCGCAACTGGGCGGCGCCACACTGCATCGCCTGGGCTTCACGACCTCCTTCCCCGAACTGCTGGCGGCCGCCGACCTCGTGGTGGGCAAAGCCGGCGGCCTGACCGTGGCAGAGGCGACCACGTTGGGCGTGCCCATGATTGTCCACGCCCCCATTCCCGGCCAGGAGGAGTACAACGCCCTGTACCTGGAACGCGGCGGCGCGGCGCTGTGGGCACGGGCGCTCAGCGAACTGCGCCCAGCCATCCTGCGCGCCCTGGACGGGGATGAGCACGCGCGCCTCTCCGCAGGGGCCCGCGCCCTGAGCGTGCCCGACGCCGCCGACCGGGTGGCCGACGTACTGCTGCGCCGCCTGGGTCGGGCATGA